TTGACGGACCAGGTTGCATGAGAAAGTGATTGTTGGTCCAAAAAGTTTTAGTTAGCTACTGGAATATCTTAACTCCACTGTACTGATGCATTAACTGGTGACTCTGCATAACCTGTAAGTGTTACTGTGATTGTTGTGTTACGGATGGTAACCGGTCCAGTTTATATCCTTTCCTCACTCGTACTCAGCTCAGATCACCTCCAGGCAAGATGACACCATTCAATATGACCATCGGTCTGTCTGTTCCTCTCTGGAGATATCTGCAAATGATTCAGTGATGAGCTTATGAATCCTTCACTGATCAGTCAAAACCTTAGATACATTTGAAAAGATCATTCCTTTCTCAGAGTTTCTCACTTGTATAAAAACTCGAATTGCCAAGAGTCAGACCACAGTAAGATTCACGCTAGCTGCTGCCCGATGCCTCGGGCCTTTATGCTAATCTAAACTAACTAACTCCAGGTTTAAAGCAAGGATATAAGCAAGTGGTCTCAAGAGTTTCTGGAGGATCACAGAGATCCATCTCTTCAATCAGCTGCATGCTGCTTCATCCAGTCCACAATCTGAGGGAGTTTATGGATCTAATGCCGGTTGAAAGcagttgaacatgcaaactccccacagaAAGACCAGGCATGTGACCACAAGATGATACTGATTGATTCCTACTGTGATACTTAGTGATCCTGTCTTGATCGGACAATATCACATTTAGGCTGATTTTGGAATTTATTAATTGACCCTTCCGTGGTAGCATGAGGCACACAGTGGCCAATATGTCAACGGTGAGGAAATATTTCAAAGCAGAAGGTGAAATCAGTCAAACAGTCGCTTGCGATGTCTGAAATTCCAGCGTTTCAAAGGCATCAGAGCTCCGTTTAGGACAAGTGATTGAAGACGATGTCTGAAACAACAACGCAGAATCCCAATCAAGACGTGAGTAAAATTCACCATTTAAAGAACGGCGTGATCCGGTTGTCCAGAGATTTTCAGCCTCTCCCACCTGTGGAAACAATGCTCTCCGTTCTTAAGACTGGCTTCTCACCAAACGAGGATAAATATTGTGTTGATTATTTAACAATTCTCGCCTTCAGACGTCAATCCTGACTCAGTGTGGCGAAGAGGTGTGCTCACGCCTGCTGACAGATGAGACCACTTTGAGCCGCTCGCACACGATCAAAGCCGGAGTCCTGCTATTCTTCAATCGACCCCTCGGACCGATAcctggagctgctccctccccacTTCGCTCACGACTTGTACGTGCCGATACGCAGCTATGTGAGGGACTCCACAGTTTACTTTGCTGTCCGCTGTCAACGCCGGCAAGCGAGAGACTGAACGCTCCTGACAGGTTTTCTTCTGGGTCGTCGGGCGATGCGGCTCGCACGTCTGCGTGCGTGGTGTCTTCTTTGAAGTTCTCGAGCGAGAGACAGACGCGACACCTGCATACAATGAATCAGACCACTTTTTTGGCACGTTGTGTGGGCCGTCCGAACCATCTCCAGTCCACATACATCAACAAAAGTGTCTAATGGAAACAGTCGAAGATTCCAAAACCTGACGATTAAATTATTTATACAGTGATTTACCGTTATTTCTTAGCACAGAATTGAGGGTAATAATTACCTTGGTCACGGCCTTTCTTCCTTGAGCACAGAAAATCCTCGAGGGCAAGGGTTTAATAGTTTAATTACAATGGCGTGTGTTAAAGAGGATAACAAGCTTGGAGTACGTCTGATTTCCTGGCAATGACATGtcgtcttttttattttgacatggGCAATGAATGAGATGTGTAATTATACAATAAACCAAAGGTTTGAGCCAACTTGCAGtgttttgcttgaaaaaaaaatctgttataTAAGTCAGTAAAAATATATTAACCCTTCATTTTTATCTGGAATTACCAACTGCCAACTCACGAATTAGATTTTAGACAATAATTTTTTCTTTACAATGTCCACAGTTTTCGGCACATTCTTTTTTGTTGAGCATCTTCCAGCTGTTTGAATTGGAGCGCCAACAAGATGAACAATAAATGGATgctcaatattttgttttggaaCTTAGAATGCAAGTTTTATGAACTTGCATTCAACCTTTATAGTTTTTGGGAGCCACATATCAAACaggtaaacagacacaaacgtGCGTGTGAAAttgtgcaaatgaaaaaaatataattttggAAAATATTCAGGGGTTGAAAGAGttacatgtggctccagagctgcatgTTACAGGACTATTAGAGGCAAATTAGAGAGCTTATTAAGAAAGTCGATATTAAAATCAAACctgatttcatttcagttcGGTCATCCTAACCTAATGTTAGTTTTCATATTTCTATCTTATGTAAATCTGGATTTGAAGAGTTCAGTTGCTCTTGTATGATATTTGAGAGTGTTGTGTAACATTTGGTATTTGTTTGTGGTATCAGaggtttctgtttcatttagcATTTATTTTGTGGATTCTGCTCCTTTAGATTCAATATTCTTTGTTTATAACAATCTGTTAGTCTCTGTTCTTTCACTGTTTACGTCCCGGCgttgatctgctgctgctcaggtccGGTGTGCTTCTAACTTCATTGTTCTTGCATTTATGCCAACAtgactgtgtttttgtggcTAGGGACAAGAAAAAGGAAAGCCTGAACGGAAATTGGGGAAAGTTAACAATGAGGAAAAAGCCACTTTTTAGTGGTGTCGGTCACAATGCGTTTGATACATGAAAGTTTGCGcgtataaaaacaaacaggtgcAAACAGGATCTTCATGCACACTCATATTGAAGTTCACCAAATTAAAGGTCAGCTGGCTCACCTCAAATTTTGTTTCCAGACATTTTCTCTTACTTTGGTTGTCTTTGCAGCCTGAACCTCCACCCCCGCCTCTGTTTGTCATAatcagattgatttttttttgtaatgctaCATGTTTGGTAACTTTCTCcaaaaatgaacacagaaaCTCTGGCAGTTCCAGCAGATCATTCTTGTGTAAGCAGAATCTCCAAAACACAAACCCCCTCATCAAAAATGTTCCTGTCTGCACGGGATGTCTTGCTATTTTCAACTGCTCACCAGCAAATTGTacagaaagtgaaagtgtgACCTCCTTGTGTGAGCATACAACTGAATGGACTTTGGCAAACACCAAGAAAGGCCTGAAAAACTCAACTGGATCTACCTCAAACTGCTCATGCCGCCAGATGTTGGCCTTCATCCTTTCTTTCATGGTCCACCCTGAGAGTAGCTTCGATGCACTTATCTGACTAAAACTGCTAATGAGCTTCGGGTAGTCTTTAAAACTTCCTGCTGTGAAACAGATTAGAAAAAACTGACATGGGATAAATTAGCTGATCCATCTGGCCTTCTGTCCTGTGGAAAGACAATTTAGAACCGTAAAACTGCTCTTGactgaagcagttttttttcacttttatctgTTTCCAAGCCTCAgaatcacaacagaaacacagaacaaTCCGAGGCGCAGCCAGGCCCGAGTCTGTTACGTTGTTTAttttgtctgctgtcagagagtAGAGCGAGTcaaagacagacagagcgagggagagggagcggcgCAAATcccaaacacaagaaaacagaccCCTTTTTTTCCTTGATCCCGTCACATTGGAAAAGACAAACAAGGAGTTACTTTGTTGCGGTGGAACGAGAGGCAAAGCCTTTAACAGCGAAGAAATCGGCATGTTGGTTTAGCAGATAAGTGATCCGTGTCCCGCTGCCAAACCTAAACAAATTCCTTTTCAGACAGCTCACCTCCAGCGCTCGTCTTTATCTCCTCTTGTATCTCGGCTGAAGGCTCTCTGACACTCGGGGCAGGGCTGCAGTGAGGTTTGCGCTTGCTGTAATTGGAATTCATTCAGCCTCACATTTTAccacaatcaaaacaaagcagTTGTAGCAGAGCGGATGGAAATGTAGCTTCCAGGGGCCGTCCTGCTTTCTTATCTCCCCAACAGATCCCAGGCTCAGAGTATGATTTATTATAAATGAGTTATTTTCAGAGCATACCTTCCCGTCACAGAACACGCTCTCAAAGTGAAACTCACAAACTTCACTCTGTACAGTACAGGAGACATGCTTTTAACTTGTTTGAGAATTTGGGTCATTATTTTAATCCAAGTTTCTGTAAACTTTATGGCTACGAATCGCTGCTTTTGAAACTTTTATGCACActaaaatgagctttttttttccatttttccctcattttatgttgttttcaagAGTTTAGCTGTTTTAATAGTAAAAGTCTTTTAGATATTCTTCCTGTTTTGATTGATCAACCATCTAAAGATTTTAAGCTGCTTGAGTTGTTTTATCTACTCCAGCAGTTTTTGGCAACTTTatttaaggaaaaataaaatgtttatttacagtcctttttgaaaaaaaaaaaaaaaaaaaaaaaaaacgcttcagTGAACCACCACAGCTGCTGGTGGCAGACCGCTGCATTAGTCAAAGGAACAGCATTAATAAAAGAAAGCACAAGTCAGTCCTTGGACGAGGGAGGGAAGTGTCGGCCACTCTGACGTGTCGTTACAAACGCTGGTAACTGAGGATTGCGGCCCACAGGATCGACATCGCACACAGACGGGCAGACTCATTTTTCAGCAGGGTGCTCATGGAAATTTTCATGTgctgaaaataaaatcacttGACGAGgtttgtttacattcatctgAGTCTGTTGGGCCTATAAGAACTGACGTGGCACCTGAGTGAATTATCtggaatgaaagaaagaaagaagaagaagcacagagtAAAGCTTTCGGGTGACTGATGGCAAACTGTAATGGATTGGGCAGGAAAGACAGgctgagaaagaaaagaggttTCCTCGTTTGACCTTAGCTTGTGTCTGGCACCATTTAATTGTATCTTAGGAGTTTTTCCAAAGGGAGAAATGATGACTCACTGGATTTTGCTTCTTTGCATCGCATCCCGCTGGGCAGACGTATCTAAAAATGAACGATTTCTGTAAACCGTTCTTACCTACTTGCTGTGCTTGCGTCCAGATTACCTGGCTGCTGAGGAATCTGCTGTgttctctgcaggtttctgatcACCAGAGGGTGGATCCTCTCGGGTCGTGGATGGACTTCGTCAAACGACCGGTTGGAAACTTTCCTGGAAAGTGTCGCAAACGCAAACGACCCCTGGTAAAACAAAGTCcggcagactttttttttgttgttatttatgaCTTTGAGATCAGGTTCAGCGCCTTGAAAAGACCTCGTTACTGTCCTCTATCAGCCAGGCCCACCTGGACCACCGGGGCCACCCGGCCCCCAGGGACCCCCCGGCTCACCGGGGGCAGAAGTGACCCAGGAAGTCCTTCTCCAGGAATTCAAAGAGATGATTAAAGGTAGCCAGAAATGCAGCTCAGCTTGTCGATCTGCTCTGCCCAACAACTGTACCTACACAACATTAGCCCCATGTTTGATTGCCTCATCTTGAGGGAGTGTGTTGAAAAGTGGACTGAAGTCATTCTGCAGAGTATTAATCTGGAAGCGTTTCTCCCAGAGGCGACAGAgaggagggctgcagccctggaCAGACCGAGCAGCCCCAGCCAGCTCCCGACAGCCCTCCTCACCCTGGAGGGGGTGACCTCCTACCGCCGGATAGAGGAGGCTTTCCACTGCAAGCTGAAAGGACCCGTGGTGGTGGACAAGAAGACTCTGGTGGAGCTCCAGAACTTCCAGACAGTGAGTTTGTTTCAAACGTTTACGAATCGGTCGGGCTCCGCTCTTTGCTTTGCGGTTTGCGTTCATTCTCCCTAGCAAGGTGACACACTTTGTTCAAACTGCGCTGTAAGAGCGAGAGCTGGATAATGGTTTTGCGAGCTGTAAAGTTGCGAGAcgggatccccccccccccctcgctggCGAAGTGCGCGGTGCCACTCAGAGACTCAGACTGCCTCTCTGGTCAGAAATATCAACTTTTTCAATCCTGCACATCACTCCCTGGGCGGCATACAAAAGGCACTCTGTCTCCGACTTGGAATAAAGTGTGGAGAGGACAGAAATAGACACTGTTTGAAACAGCATGCTGTAGTGGAAGAACTATGCCCTGCTGGGACGGGCTGGGCGAGGGAGGGGTACACTTTACTAACTCCTTAACATGCTAACACAGCACTATTTaggagaatgtgtgtgaatttagAGTGAAGATTTCATTCGTTTGCACAGCGAGATTGAAATTCACACAGTTTATAGGATTAGTTTTGGTAAAATGCCCAATACTGAACATCCCGGTGCGAGTGCTCCAGCTCAGTCCTTAGTTTGAGATCTCAGAGGTGGAATTCTCTAGACGTTTTCTGTGCACATTTTCCATATActttttctgtgctttcagcCGCCCGCTAAAGGAGCCTTCCTGCGAGGGTCGGGAATGGACCAGTCGACGGGGAGGTTCACAGCTCCAATCACCGGCATCTACCAGTTCTCAGCTAATGTACACATCGGTAAATCCACTGCCTTACAACAGTATTAATTCACAAATCGGCTCATCATCATTCTAGCATTTGAAAGAACAAAAATGTATATCATGATTCCCTCTTTTTATCTACTGATTGGTTACTTTCcagaaataacattttatttagtaagaaatcaaataaaacaaatagtATTGATATGGGCAGCCAAGCAAATGCTCGATGTTTACTAAATAATTTGAAATAACACTGTTGGGGGGGAAATGAAAGTGCTCCTCCTGATGGATTATTCATTAAATCTATTATTGACTCTTTCAGAATGAAAGCTGACCTAATGTTTTTAgttgaaacatttctttaattatGAACGGTGGGAAGTGTTCATATTGCAGTAAGTACTGAGGATAAAGCAGCTGAACACAAAGCCGTGTTTCATCCAGTAAATCCTTCAAagttttttaaagtaaatttgAATGTGTACTTTTAGagaatttattattttgtaaaattatttaCTTCCCAGACCATCAAATGAACAATAGATGTcactttttatttgtatttgttcaTGAGTCAGTTGAGATACAAATTAACTTATAAGAAGTAAAAGAATCAATGATGCCACCTAGTGGCCATTGTCATTATGAAGGAAGCAATGTTGGACTGCAAAAATAATGGCTGCACAAAGTATGCATGCTAAATCAGAGTTATATCTCTTTCTAATCTTAAATAATTAGATCTGGTGACTAAACCTGACTGCAGAGTGAGCGGTGAAGGTGTGGTCAGCCTTGTattttacagtgtgtttatAGTTACCTGAACCAAGCTGAATGTGCAAACTGAGATGTGGACTGACAGCATTTAGTGTTAACAATGTACTGagataaaaatattaaattaaaaacatggaCACTGTATCTAGTAAAATCAATGCAGTATATAGTATTAGTTTCTAGTGCATGATATGCGTGATACTGATCTTATCCTACGTTTATGCAGTTGATCATATAAAGCCAGGATTTACCAGAAAATGAGAGGATGAGCCTCCTTTCACAGAGCTCACACCATACTGAGCGACAGACAAATTCtgttaaattaatatttttttaaagaatattttattatttcagccTTTGACTGGTTATTAAAATGCAGTTTCAACGAAAGTAAGgcatttttttcactctcaTGTCTCTTTAAAGTtattcaaaatacatttttgggTCATAATATAGACTTTAGATGTGAACGACTAAGCAAGCAtaacataaaaatatatataatgtaATTTATAATGTATGCTAAAGTTATTCAGAGCAATACacctttttttcattattggatttttaaaatttttctttttttaattatgggGAGGAAactttcagtcaaaaaaagcaacaagaaAATCCTGGATTAATTTTAGCGTCTGGGCTGCAGTAACACGTCAAACTACAAGTTTGTCTGATCGTGCCTCTTTAATTTGAACATTCTCACTTCCCTTCAGATCACAACGAGGTGAAGAGGAGCAAGAGCCAGCTCAAAGCGCGGGACAACGTCCGCGTGTTGATCTGCATCGAGTCGCTCTGCCACAGATACACGTAGGTATTCCTggctgttaaaaaagaaaaaccctcctGAGAGCGCTTCCCCCTGAATCCAAACACAGTCCAACCTGCCTGACGCCACTGTAACCATGtgcttttgattttgttttgacatGCTGGTGAGTGATACTCCAACTGATCACCTTTAAGAATTCGTGAAATCGATTGTGTGGAGTCATTAATCTGACAACAACAACTGCGCTGCGCATTCCTGACATACCTGTCTCCACGTCTTGTTTATTTTCCCCCATAACAGTGATATTTTATTGGTGTTTAATGCCGCTTCGGCTTTCACCAGAATTTATGTGCTGTTAAAGGTGTTGTCTGTTACACTTTGTATGGAACCAGTTTGGCATTTCCTGTATAAAAGAGCAGAACAGGTCTTTAAAGGAAATGTCGTCTCGCTCCGAGCCGTCGTCCCTGTCGCCCGACTAATCTTTATGGACTCACCTTTGACACCCCAGGCAGCCTGTTAACAGCACAGGAAGGCCCTTGTTTGGAACGTGGGAGACTAATAATGAAGCGATTGGATACAGTCGGACAGAAAATCGCAAAGCCAGAGGTCTATTTATGTAAAACTACTGAAACTCACTGaagaaacgaaaaaaaaaaaaaaaaacagctcccTGAACTGAGCAGAGCTCCACCACTTCTCCTTCTGCTGCGGTACAACAAGGGGGGAACATATAAATAATATTATTATGATGGGTTCCTAAACCCAAAAGAGTGCTTGGCTTTTGGTTTCCAGA
The DNA window shown above is from Salarias fasciatus chromosome 20, fSalaFa1.1, whole genome shotgun sequence and carries:
- the c1qtnf12 gene encoding adipolin — encoded protein: MWCGAGPLAVVAAVFWTQCVLLDGVDAKKERKRPKEATPQQTETHNATLSNSEEVGGSIKVSDHQRVDPLGSWMDFVKRPVGNFPGKCRKRKRPLPGPPGPPGPPGPQGPPGSPGAEVTQEVLLQEFKEMIKEATERRAAALDRPSSPSQLPTALLTLEGVTSYRRIEEAFHCKLKGPVVVDKKTLVELQNFQTPPAKGAFLRGSGMDQSTGRFTAPITGIYQFSANVHIDHNEVKRSKSQLKARDNVRVLICIESLCHRYTSLEMIVGLESNSKIFTVSVQGLLELQAGQYTSIFVDNAAGASITIQNGSDFMGMLLGV